Proteins encoded by one window of Lathyrus oleraceus cultivar Zhongwan6 chromosome 1, CAAS_Psat_ZW6_1.0, whole genome shotgun sequence:
- the LOC127091765 gene encoding phenylacetaldehyde reductase, with the protein MSSSVGKVVCVTGASGYIASWIVKFLLRGGYTVKATVRDPNDPKKIDHLLKLDGAKERLQLFKANLLEEGSFDSVVQGCYGVFHTASPFYHDVKDPQAELIDPAVKGTLNVLKSCAKSPSLKRVVLTSSMAAVAYNRNPRTPDVVVDETWFTDPDLSRESNMWYVLSKTLAEDAAWKFVKENNIDMVTINPAMVIGPLLQPVLNTSAAAILSLINGAETFPNAAFGWVNVKDVANAHILAYENASASGRHCLVERVVHHSEIVKILRELYPSLQLPEKCADDKPNVPVYQVSKEKVKSLGIEYIPLEVGIKETVESLKEKKFAKL; encoded by the exons ATGAGCAGCAGCGTAGGAAAGGTTGTGTGCGTCACCGGTGCTTCCGGTTACATCGCTTCATGGATCGTCAAGTTTCTTCTCCGCGGTGGTTACACCGTTAAAGCCACCGTCAGAGACCCAA ATGATCCCAAAAAGATCGATCACTTGCTTAAACTTGATGGTGCTAAGGAGAGACTGCAACTCTTCAAAGCAAATCTACTCGAAGAAGGTTCCTTTGATTCTGTTGTTCAAGGCTGTTATGGTGTCTTTCATACTGCATCTCCTTTTTATCATGATGTTAAGGATCCTCAGGCTGAGTTAATTGATCCTGCGGTTAAAGGGACTCTCAATGTTCTCAAATCATGTGCTAAATCACCATCTCTCAAGCGTGTTGTTTTAACCTCTTCTATGGCTGCTGTTGCTTACAACCGAAACCCACGGACTcctgatgttgttgttgatgagaCTTGGTTTACGGATCCTGATCTCTCTAGGGAATCAAAC ATGTGGTATGTGCTTTCAAAGACATTGGCTGAAGATGCTGCTTGGAAATTTGTAAAAGAAAACAACATTGACATGGTTACTATTAACCCAGCAATGGTCATAGGGCCTCTCTTGCAACCAGTCCTAAACACAAGTGCTGCTGCAATTCTAAGCCTGATAAATG GTGCAGAGACATTTCCAAATGCTGCTTTTGGATGGGTCAATGTGAAAGATGTTGCAAATGCCCATATTCTGGCGTACGAGAATGCTTCGGCTAGTGGAAGACATTGTTTGGTTGAGAGAGTCGTGCACCACTCAGAAATTGTGAAGATTTTACGTGAACTGTACCCTTCGCTACAACTCCCAGAGAA GTGTGCAGATGATAAGCCAAATGTGCCTGTATATCAGGTTTCCAAAGAAAAAGTGAAGAGCTTGGGAATCGAATACATTCCTTTGGAAGTGGGCATCAAAGAGACTGTggaaagtttgaaagaaaagaaGTTTGCCAAGCTTTAA